From Triticum aestivum cultivar Chinese Spring chromosome 4A, IWGSC CS RefSeq v2.1, whole genome shotgun sequence, a single genomic window includes:
- the LOC123084506 gene encoding LRR receptor-like serine/threonine-protein kinase EFR gives MARPGEGTGRGEEAGRGRPRACGGGMTGRRATTAGGRGECVRVTTASEVRRVRAERPQQHDTREGRRRPVRAGSNGDGRSDHRGSETAQVHSFYRGEERSGERGSHRSRREVAASSREARGGRRWRGGAGRSGEGSSRRRRSDDGVRRVEAAGRGDGGTEQVAGRRIWCSLAMASARNKRPRAPAILLLLALLQLYLGGSKINCATLPDNNTDVLWLPTFRHGISSDPSGWFSSWNSSANHCLWRVVVLEHFGLNLAGQISSSIGNLTFLRTVNQSTNGFSGRLPPMNHLQKLEVLDLSVNRLHDSISDAIINCSSLREIDLNTNFLVGEIPPKVGLLSNLSLLRLCWNNLTGIIPPILGNITSIQRLGLAYNNLTGRIPNEFGKLTNVWRLNLGGNRLLVGFPWFLFNLSKSLQILGLESNMLNNTLPPTIGNDLPNLQELYLNSNMFEGQIPASLGNATWLQTLELGNNNFTGEITSSLGKLSKLHLLYLGFNNLEAIESQIWEFFSALTNCTSLEALSLYENQLHGAIPNMIGNFSRSLTKLYLGRNNLLGKLPPSIGNLGSLFSLVLEDNNLTGTIAQWIGKLTQLQILSLQANSFIGTLPSSLGQLTQLTYLDLGNNKLGGPIPPALGNLKQLSLLDLGQNNLEGNIPIQVGSLTSLYKLDLSSNNLTSKIY, from the exons ATGGCGCGGCCAGGGGAGGGCACCGGGCGTGGCGAGGAGGCCGGACGAGGGCGGCCGCGGGCGTGTGGAGGCGGGATGACGGGGCGGCGCGCAACAACTGCGGGCGGCAGGGGAGAATGCGTGCGTGTCACAACAGCGAGCGAGGTGAGGCGTGTGCGGGCAGAGCGGCCTCAGCAGCACGACACacgggaaggaaggaggaggccggtgcGCGCGGGCAGCAATGGAGATGGACGTAGTGACCACAGGGGGTCGGAGACGGCGCAAGTGCATTCATTCTAcaggggagaggagaggagtggAGAACGCGGCTCACATCGGAGCCGTAGGGAGGTGGCAGCGAGCTCAAGGGAGGCTCGGGGTGGCCGGCGATGGAGAGGTGGGGCGGGGCGGTCCGGCGAGGGCAGCTCGAGGCGGCGGCGATCCGATGACGGGGTCcggcgcgtcgaggcggcgggCCGCGGTGACGGCGGGACGGAGCAGGTGGCGGGGCGCCGGATATGGTGCAGT TTAGCAATGGCCTCAGCACGTAACAAGCGACCTAGAGCCCCAGCCATCCTTCTACTATTGGCATTGCTGCAGCTCTATTTGGGTGGTAGCAAAATCAATTGTGCAACGCTTCCTGATAACAACACTGATGTGCTCTGGCTGCCAACTTTCAGGCATGGGATCAGTTCTGATCCCTCCGGATGGTTCAGCTCTTGGAACTCTAGCGCTAACCACTGTCTATGGCGCGTGGTGGTGCTTGAACACTTTGGACTAAACCTGGCCGGCCAAATCAGCTCCTCCATTGGGAACCTTACGTTCCTCAGAACCGTGAACCAATCCACGAATGGCTTCTCTGGCCGGTTACCTCCTATGAACCATCTGCAAAAACTCGAAGTCCTTGACCTGAGCGTCAACCGGTTGCATGATAGTATCTCAGATGCAATTATCAACTGCTCCAGCTTAAGGGAAATCGATCTTAATACAAACTTCCTAGTAGGCGAAATTCCTCCAAAAGTAGGCCTCCTCTCCAATCTCTCACTTTTGCGACTTTGCTGGAATAATCTCACCGGGATCATCCCGCCAATCCTCGGCAACATCACAAGCATACAAAGACTTGGCCTTGCGTACAATAATCTAACTGGACGTATTCCTAATGAGTTTGGGAAACTGACAAATGTGTGGAGGTTGAACCTAGGGGGAAATAGGTTGTTAGTTGGATTCCCTTGGTTTCTCTTCAATCTTTCTAAATCTCTTCAAATATTAGGCTTGGAGTCAAATATGCTAAACAATACACTACCACCTACCATAGGCAACGACCTACCAAATCTCCAAGAGCTTTACTTGAATAGCAACATGTTTGAAGGTCAAATACCGGCTTCACTAGGCAATGCTACATGGCTGCAAACGCTAGAATTAGGAAATAACAATTTCACTGGTGAAATTACAAGCTCTTTAGGCAAACTTTCAAAACTTCATTTATTATACCTTGGGTTTAACAATCTTGAAGCTATTGAAAGccaaatctgggaattctttagCGCGTTAACAAACTGCACTAGTCTCGAAGCACTGTCGCTATATGAAAATCAGCTACATGGAGCTATACCGAATATGATAGGTAACTTCTCCCGTAGCCTCACTAAATTATATCTTGGTCGAAACAATCTTTTGGGGAAGTTGCCCCCAAGCATAGGGAATCTTGGAAGCTTGTTTTCTCTAGTACTTGAAGATAACAATTTAACAGGTACGATTGCACAATGGATTGGGAAGCTAACACAGTTACAAATTCTTTCCCTCCAAGCGAACAGCTTCATTGGGACATTGCCATCATCCCTTGGCCAGCTTACTCAGTTGACATATCTCGATCTAGGAAACAATAAACTTGGAGGCCCTATACCACCCGCCTTAGGGAACTTGAAACAACTCTCGCTTTTAGACCTTGGTCAGAACAATCTTGAGGGTAACATACCTATTCAGGTTGGTAGCCTTACATCACTTTACAAACTAGATCTTTCGTCAAACAATCTTACTAGTAAAATTTACTGA